The DNA segment AGGGCGTCCCGCCTCCACTGTAGAACTTGCTGAAGAGCTCATAGTACTCCAGCCGGAGGGCCTGGATGAAGACGATGAGCCCCTCCAGCGCCACGATCACCAGGTGGCCCGCAACCAGGATCACCCAGGCCAGGACCCCCCCGCCGGGGATCCCCTCCACCATGGTGCTGAGCATCAGCACCGCCACGCTGAGCCCCACATGATTGAGGGCAAAGGCCGCCAGTCTGACGAAGGAAACGGTGTTGCTCAGGAAGGAGAGCAGCCCGTGGAAGACATGGAAGAGATGGACCACCACCCCCTCGCCTTC comes from the Synergistales bacterium genome and includes:
- a CDS encoding ATPase, which translates into the protein VISAGMVMNILLRYRRGEWGRLLFDIRGVAGLLLYWLAVVLAWAGLSGRGAPFPPALSALLVALLLSAILFSGPLTRRLFRQEGEGEGVVVHLFHVFHGLLSFLSNTVSFVRLAAFALNHVGLSVAVLMLSTMVEGIPGGGVLAWVILVAGHLVIVALEGLIVFIQALRLEYYELFSKFYSGGGTPFAPVRWGGGRG